In one window of Arachis ipaensis cultivar K30076 chromosome B06, Araip1.1, whole genome shotgun sequence DNA:
- the LOC107645724 gene encoding GDSL esterase/lipase At4g01130 isoform X2: protein MNKVAPKMSCINLASVMALLLCLVGLSHTKCDFEAIFNFGDSNSDTGGFYAAFPAQSAPFGVTFFKKPAGRASDGRLMIDFLAQALGLPFLSPYLQSIGSNFRHGANYATLASTVLIPNTSLFVSGISPFSLAIQLNQMKQFKTRVLEFHQEEAKLPSPDIFGKSLYTFYIGQNDFTSNLGAIGVGGVKQRLPQVVSEIGATIKELYHDVGGRTFMVLNLAPVGCYPSFLVELEHNSSDIDEFGWLKYGTKACCGYGGGKYNFDPKAYCGNSKATACDDPYNYVSWDGIHATEAANKLVTYAILNGSYSDPKFPLQEHCDLQPIG, encoded by the exons ATGAACAAGGTAGCTCCGAAAATGAGTTGCATCAATTTGGCATCAGTGATGGCCTTGTTGTTATGCTTGGTGGGTTTAAGTCACACAAAATGTGATTTTGAGGCAATCTTCAACTTCGGGGATTCAAACTCAGATACTGGTGGTTTCTATGCAGCTTTTCCCGCACAGTCTGCTCCTTTTGGAGTTACTTTCTTCAAAAAACCAGCTGGCCGGGCTTCCGATGGCAGACTCATGATTGATTTTCTTG CTCAAGCTCTTGGATTGCCATTTTTGAGTCCCTATCTGCAATCAATAGGATCAAACTTCAGACATGGGGCCAACTATGCAACATTGGCATCCACTGTGCTTATTCCTAACACTTCTTTGTTTGTCAGTGGAATCAGCCCTTTCTCTCTTGCTATCCAGCTCAACCAAATGAAGCAATTTAAAACCAGAGTCCTTGAATTTCATCAAGAAG AAGCCAAGCTTCCTTCACCGGATATATTCGGAAAATCGCTTTACACATTCTACATTGGCCAAAATGACTTCACTTCCAACTTAGGTGCCATTGGTGTAGGTGGAGTGAAGCAGAGACTTCCTCAAGTTGTTTCAGAAATAGGTGCTACAATTAAG GAGCTATACCATGATGTTGGAGGACGTACATTTATGGTGCTCAATCTTGCACCAGTGGGATGCTACCCTTCATTCTTGGTGGAGCTTGAACATAATAGTTCAGACATTGATGAATTTGGAT GGCTCAAGTATGGCACGAAAGCATGTTGCGGATATGGAGGGGGAAAGTACAATTTCGATCCAAAAGCTTACTGTGGCAATTCCAAAGCAACAGCATGTGATGATCCTTACAACTACGTAAGCTGGGATGGAATCCATGCAACAGAAGCTGCAAACAAGCTTGTTACCTATGCCATTCTCAATGGTTCCTATTCTGATCCCAAGTTCCCTCTTCAGGAACATTGTGATCTTCAACCTATAGGTTGA
- the LOC107645724 gene encoding GDSL esterase/lipase At4g01130 isoform X1, producing the protein MNKVAPKMSCINLASVMALLLCLVGLSHTKCDFEAIFNFGDSNSDTGGFYAAFPAQSAPFGVTFFKKPAGRASDGRLMIDFLAQALGLPFLSPYLQSIGSNFRHGANYATLASTVLIPNTSLFVSGISPFSLAIQLNQMKQFKTRVLEFHQEEAKLPSPDIFGKSLYTFYIGQNDFTSNLGAIGVGGVKQRLPQVVSEIGATIKELYHDVGGRTFMVLNLAPVGCYPSFLVELEHNSSDIDEFGCMVSLNNAVVDYNKMLKETLRQTRETLSDANVIYVDVHTVLLELFQHPTSHGLKYGTKACCGYGGGKYNFDPKAYCGNSKATACDDPYNYVSWDGIHATEAANKLVTYAILNGSYSDPKFPLQEHCDLQPIG; encoded by the exons ATGAACAAGGTAGCTCCGAAAATGAGTTGCATCAATTTGGCATCAGTGATGGCCTTGTTGTTATGCTTGGTGGGTTTAAGTCACACAAAATGTGATTTTGAGGCAATCTTCAACTTCGGGGATTCAAACTCAGATACTGGTGGTTTCTATGCAGCTTTTCCCGCACAGTCTGCTCCTTTTGGAGTTACTTTCTTCAAAAAACCAGCTGGCCGGGCTTCCGATGGCAGACTCATGATTGATTTTCTTG CTCAAGCTCTTGGATTGCCATTTTTGAGTCCCTATCTGCAATCAATAGGATCAAACTTCAGACATGGGGCCAACTATGCAACATTGGCATCCACTGTGCTTATTCCTAACACTTCTTTGTTTGTCAGTGGAATCAGCCCTTTCTCTCTTGCTATCCAGCTCAACCAAATGAAGCAATTTAAAACCAGAGTCCTTGAATTTCATCAAGAAG AAGCCAAGCTTCCTTCACCGGATATATTCGGAAAATCGCTTTACACATTCTACATTGGCCAAAATGACTTCACTTCCAACTTAGGTGCCATTGGTGTAGGTGGAGTGAAGCAGAGACTTCCTCAAGTTGTTTCAGAAATAGGTGCTACAATTAAG GAGCTATACCATGATGTTGGAGGACGTACATTTATGGTGCTCAATCTTGCACCAGTGGGATGCTACCCTTCATTCTTGGTGGAGCTTGAACATAATAGTTCAGACATTGATGAATTTGGATGTATGGTTTCCTTAAACAACGCCGTTGTGGACTATAACAAGATGTTGAAAGAGACATTGAGACAGACTAGAGAGACTCTTTCTGATGCTAATGTCATTTATGTCGATGTACACACTGTTCTGTTAGAGCTCTTTCAGCATCCAACTTCTCATG GGCTCAAGTATGGCACGAAAGCATGTTGCGGATATGGAGGGGGAAAGTACAATTTCGATCCAAAAGCTTACTGTGGCAATTCCAAAGCAACAGCATGTGATGATCCTTACAACTACGTAAGCTGGGATGGAATCCATGCAACAGAAGCTGCAAACAAGCTTGTTACCTATGCCATTCTCAATGGTTCCTATTCTGATCCCAAGTTCCCTCTTCAGGAACATTGTGATCTTCAACCTATAGGTTGA
- the LOC107645724 gene encoding GDSL esterase/lipase At4g01130 isoform X3, whose amino-acid sequence MNKVAPKMSCINLASVMALLLCLVGLSHTKCDFEAIFNFGDSNSDTGGFYAAFPAQSAPFGVTFFKKPAGRASDGRLMIDFLAQALGLPFLSPYLQSIGSNFRHGANYATLASTVLIPNTSLFVSGISPFSLAIQLNQMKQFKTRVLEFHQEEAKLPSPDIFGKSLYTFYIGQNDFTSNLGAIGVGGVKQRLPQVVSEIGATIKELYHDVGGRTFMVLNLAPVGCYPSFLVELEHNSSDIDEFGCMVSLNNAVVDYNKMLKETLRQTRETLSDANVIYVDGSSMARKHVADMEGESTISIQKLTVAIPKQQHVMILTTT is encoded by the exons ATGAACAAGGTAGCTCCGAAAATGAGTTGCATCAATTTGGCATCAGTGATGGCCTTGTTGTTATGCTTGGTGGGTTTAAGTCACACAAAATGTGATTTTGAGGCAATCTTCAACTTCGGGGATTCAAACTCAGATACTGGTGGTTTCTATGCAGCTTTTCCCGCACAGTCTGCTCCTTTTGGAGTTACTTTCTTCAAAAAACCAGCTGGCCGGGCTTCCGATGGCAGACTCATGATTGATTTTCTTG CTCAAGCTCTTGGATTGCCATTTTTGAGTCCCTATCTGCAATCAATAGGATCAAACTTCAGACATGGGGCCAACTATGCAACATTGGCATCCACTGTGCTTATTCCTAACACTTCTTTGTTTGTCAGTGGAATCAGCCCTTTCTCTCTTGCTATCCAGCTCAACCAAATGAAGCAATTTAAAACCAGAGTCCTTGAATTTCATCAAGAAG AAGCCAAGCTTCCTTCACCGGATATATTCGGAAAATCGCTTTACACATTCTACATTGGCCAAAATGACTTCACTTCCAACTTAGGTGCCATTGGTGTAGGTGGAGTGAAGCAGAGACTTCCTCAAGTTGTTTCAGAAATAGGTGCTACAATTAAG GAGCTATACCATGATGTTGGAGGACGTACATTTATGGTGCTCAATCTTGCACCAGTGGGATGCTACCCTTCATTCTTGGTGGAGCTTGAACATAATAGTTCAGACATTGATGAATTTGGATGTATGGTTTCCTTAAACAACGCCGTTGTGGACTATAACAAGATGTTGAAAGAGACATTGAGACAGACTAGAGAGACTCTTTCTGATGCTAATGTCATTTATGTCGAT GGCTCAAGTATGGCACGAAAGCATGTTGCGGATATGGAGGGGGAAAGTACAATTTCGATCCAAAAGCTTACTGTGGCAATTCCAAAGCAACAGCATGTGATGATCCTTACAACTACGTAA